The Sabethes cyaneus chromosome 3, idSabCyanKW18_F2, whole genome shotgun sequence DNA window CCAAAGTTTAGTGGCGAGTTTTCAAAATGGCTGTCTTTTCGTGACACCTACATGTCGATGGTGCATTCAAATGTCGACATACCCACCGTAGCCAAGCTGCAATATCTTCTCCAGTCGCTAGAGGGTGAAGCGCATAAACCGTTTGAAAGCGTAGATGTGGTAGCAGATAACTACGCAGCCGTATGGGACAATTTGCTCAAGCGGTATGATAACAAGAGATTTCTGAAAAAGCAATTGTACCGCGCTCTGCACGATTTACCCGCAATAAGGAAGGAATCCGCCACCGAGCTTCATGAGCTCCTAGATGAATTTCATCGTCACGTTAAGGCACTCGCTAAACTAGGAGAACCAATTGAGCACTGGGATACTCCGCTAATCAATATGCTATCGTACAAGCTCGATCCCGCAACAATTCGAGCATGGGAAGAAAAGGCCAGCCAAGTGGATGACGAAAATGTGAAATTTACCGATCTGATAGACTTTCTATACCAGCGGGTTCGAATATTGAAATCGGTATCTTCTGACATACTCCAACGTGTTCAGCCGGTTCAGTCAAAGGTGGCCGGCAATGCTCACGCTCCGAAGAAGTTTTTCTCATCCAGAATCGCAGCCAACGCCGCTGCGTCCGAGTGTAAATCTAATACTCCATCCTGCCATGCCTGCTCTGACAAACACTATCTGTTCGAATGCCCGACGTTCACAAAGATGTCGGTCCGTTCTCGTCGAGAACTCGTCTCGCAACGTAAGCTCTGCTGGAACTGTTTCCGAACCGGACACTCCGCCAAAAAATGTTATTCCAAATTTACCTGCCGCACCTGTCGAGAGCGGCATCACACGATGCTTCATGATACCCCGCAAGTTGGCAAGAATTCATCCACCACTCCAGTCGTTACCACTCCCCAAGAGGAACCGCAACCCGGTCCATCCAAGTTGTCACGTGTGGACTCACAAGAGGCTCCCACGTCGTCGAAATTCCAAAGGGTTAGCATGGCGGTTCAAGCCTATACAAGCACAGTTCTGCTGGAGACAGTCGCACTGAACGTCGTCGATGATAACGGGAAGGTGTTTCAAGCCCGAGCGCTTCTAGATTCGGCTTCAATGTCGAACTTTATGTCCAAGAAGTTCGCTAAACTTCTCTCCAACCGTCAATCCAAGGTGGATATTACCGTGGCTGGTATCGGCCATTCCGTGCAGAAGATGAAGCGCTCCATCACCACCACCATTAAGTCCAGAGTTGGTTCGTTCGATACCAAACTCAAGTTCCTGCTAATCGACAATCCTAGTGCCGATCTACCTACCGTTCCGGTTCAAATTTCCACTATGGAGATCCCAGACGTTCCGATTGCCGATCCGCAGTATTTTGTTCCCACGCAGTATTATGTTGTTTTGTCGACTTCGCTACGTAGTGATTGGCGGTGAGGCATATTGGGAAGTACATACAGGAAAAGCGCTCCACTTAGGTCCAGGATTACCGCATATGGTTGAAACCTTGTTCGGTTGGACATTCTCCGGTCCGACGTGCATCGATTCTTGCGGTACGACAGCCTGTCTCCTATCGACCAAGGAAGATATTCTTGATGTCACCCTCCGAAAATTTTGGGAGATCGAGACTATCCCAACTCAATCGACACATTCCACTGATGAGCGGACCTGCGAGGAACTGTACGAGAAAACTACCACCCGAAGTAACACTGGGCGATACATAGTTCGCCTACCCAAAACGGATAATCCAGATATCATCTTGGGAGATTCCCGAAGCATCGCTGAACGTCGATTCCTCAGCTTAGAGCGCCGTTTAGAACGAAGCCCGGACGTCAAAACTGCATACCATCAATTTATGGCAGATTATGAGCGTCTAGGGCACATGAAACGTCTTGATGAACCAGTAGACAGCAGTATGCTGCACTGCTTCTTGCCCCATCACCCTGTTTTTAAGTCATCCAGCACCACAACCAAAACAAGAGTAGTGTTTGACGCGTCGTGCATGACAGCGTCGGGTCATTCCCTAAATGACTTACTTCTAGTCGGCCCAGTCGTGCAACAAGATTTGTTGTCACTAATTATGAGATTCCGGTCTCACACCGTCGCTTTGGTTGGCGAcattgaaaaaatcagaggggttgtgtacaagacacgaccgcatatataggtgacgcaggactacgtaagtctctttgtagtgattgtggcatgtattcatgcttgtaatcattcgattcttaatgtatacatgctacatgcgttgtacgtaacatttatcaaagtagtaacattgcatacgttcaattctcaaaagattgtgcatttgaaaacaatttaacaaaatcaagaacacaaattattgctttcctgctaccttactgaaatt harbors:
- the LOC128740012 gene encoding uncharacterized protein LOC128740012, with the protein product MPPEKKIEKRLAEMVVNITALNAQCDVVEKFIKQFDEDRDQCQIPVRIESLDRVYKAFLTVQEEIERLDDPEMLETHLSDRSEFENRYCVAKGFLLAKRSDDVNRTVLNASLPGSAPVVSNYHLRLPKIDLPKFSGEFSKWLSFRDTYMSMVHSNVDIPTVAKLQYLLQSLEGEAHKPFESVDVVADNYAAVWDNLLKRYDNKRFLKKQLYRALHDLPAIRKESATELHELLDEFHRHVKALAKLGEPIEHWDTPLINMLSYKLDPATIRAWEEKASQVDDENVKFTDLIDFLYQRVRILKSVSSDILQRVQPVQSKVAGNAHAPKKFFSSRIAANAAASECKSNTPSCHACSDKHYLFECPTFTKMSVRSRRELVSQRKLCWNCFRTGHSAKKCYSKFTCRTCRERHHTMLHDTPQVGKNSSTTPVVTTPQEEPQPGPSKLSRVDSQEAPTSSKFQRVSMAVQAYTSTVLLETVALNVVDDNGKVFQARALLDSASMSNFMSKKFAKLLSNRQSKVDITVAGIGHSVQKMKRSITTTIKSRVGSFDTKLKFLLIDNPSADLPTVPVQISTMEIPDVPIADPQYFVPTQYYVVLSTSLRSDWR